From the Mycobacterium noviomagense genome, the window TTGGACGTCGAGGTGCTCGACGACAAAGCGCTGCAGAAGGCCGGCTACGGCGGGGTGATCGGTGTCGGTAAGGGATCGTCGCGGCTGCCACGAGTCGTACGCCTGATCCACCACGGGTCGCGGCTGGCCAAAAACGCTAAGCAGGCCAAGAAGGTTGCGTTGGTGGGCAAGGGGATCACCTTCGACACCGGCGGAATCTCGATCAAACCGGCCGCCAACATGCACTACATGACCTCCGACATGGGCGGCGCGGCGGCGGTCATCGCTACCGTGACGCTGGCCGCGCAGCTGGAGTTGCCGATCGACGTGATCGCGACGGTGCCGATGGCTGAGAACATGCCGTCAAGCACCGCGCAGCGCCCGGGCGATGTCTTGACCCACTACGGCGGCACCACCAGTGAAGTGCTCAACACCGACGCCGAGGGCCGGCTGATCCTGGCCGACGCCATTGTGCGGGCGTGCGAAGACAAACCGGACTATCTGATCGAGACGTCCACGCTGACCGGTGCGCAAGCGGTGGCGCTGGGCACCCGCACGCCCGGGGTGATGGGCAGCGACGAGTTACGCGACCGGGTGGCCGCGATCTCGCAGCACGTGGGCGAGAACGGCTGGCCGATGCCGCTGCCCGACGAACTCAAGGACGATTTGAAGTCGACGGTGGCCGACATCGCCAACGTCACCGGGCAGCGCTTCGCCGGGATGCTGGTGGCGGGGACTTATCTGCGGGAGTTCGTCGCCGACGGGGTGGCCTGGGCGCACATCGACGTCGCCACACCCGCCTACAACACCGGCAGCCCGTGGGGCTACACACCGAAGGGTGGCACCGGTGTGCCGATCCGCACGATGATCGCCGTCCTGGAGGACATCGCGCAGAACGGCTAGCGCAGGTCGACGTCGCCGGTTCTGTCGACAACATCGTCAGCCGACATTCCCACGGCACGAGCCCGTGTCCCACGCCTTACCTGGGCGGTTGCGTGCGGATGGTACGACTTGAAAAAGGGCAACCCGAAGTGGTTGCTCGCAACTGCTTTCGACACCGACGGAGATACCGCTCATGGCCAAGCTGGCTATCGCCGCTCTGCTCGCGCTGGGTTCCGCGCTGTGCGTCGCGATCGGCGACGTGGTCCAGCAACGTGCGGCGCGCCGGATCACCGAGGGGTCGGTGGGCCACGTTCGGCTGCTGGCGAAGCTGCTACGGGACCGACGGTGGCAGTGGGGCGCCGTGGTGCTGATAGCAAGCTTGGATTCACGCGGTCGCTGCAACAGATGCGGACGGGTCTGAGAGTAGCCGATCGAGTTCCTCGGCAGGGGTGCGCCAGTTGAAGCGTTTGCGGGGGCGGGCGTTGAGCTCGGCGGCGACGTTGTCGAGGATCCCGGGTCCGTGAAAGGACAGGTCGGTGCCTTTGGGGAAGTACTGGCGCAGCAAACCATTGGTGTTCTCATTGGTGCCGCGCTGCCAAGGGCTGTGCGGGTCGCAGAAGTAGATCGGCAACCCGGTGGCCTCGGTGATCTTGGTGTGCAAGGCCATCTCTTTGCCTTGGTCCCAGGTCAGCGAGCGACGCAAAACCTCGGGAATCTTCGGGATCGCCGCGCTCATCGCCTCAGCGACGGTGGCGGCGCTGCGGTCCTCGGATAGGTGCAGCAGCATCACGAACCCGGTGGTGCGTTCGACCAGGGTGCCGATTTGGGAGGCCTGGTTTTGGCCGATAATCAAGTCGCCCTCCCAATGCCCCGGGATCGCACGATCGTCGGCCTCAGCCGGGCGTTCACTGATGTTGATCATGTCCTTGATCCGGCCCCGAGTGTCGATTGTGCTGCGGCCCTGAGGTTTCCGTTGGGTCCGGCCGGTGCGCAGCGCGGCCTTGACCTGGCGGGCCAGTTCCCCCCGGGGCTGCACATACATGGCCTGATAGATCGTCTCGTGAGACACCCACATCTCCGGATCGTCGGGGAAATCTTCGCGCAGCCGGCCCGCGATCTGCTCGGGGCTGTGCCGCTGTTCCAAGCGTTGCACAACCTCGCCCAACAAGGCCGGGTTGGACTCCAGCTTGCGCGGCTTGGGCGAGCCGGGCCGCATCGACGACGTCTTGGCCGACCCGGGCCCGGTAGCCACAGCTGGTTGCTCCTCGAGCTTTTTCCCGGCTGATCGTCGAGGCGTCACGCTGTAACAGCCGCGCGATGTCGGCCTGGGGAAACCCGCCTCCAGCAACTCTTCGAGTCGGCACCGCTCGGTAAACGACAACAACCGCGACGCCGCGGCCGGCTCTAGATCAGCAACAACTGGTGTTCTGGGCACGTAGCCAGCCTGATCGACCCAGCGTCGCGCGGTGTGCTCCGACACGCAGGCACCCACCGCCGCCTGCGCCGGGGTCAACCCGACCGCAGCGCCTCCCAAAATACGTCCCTGACCTGCTGCGAATACCGGATGCCGTGGTGCTTGCTATTGGTCTGATATCCCGCGGCCTTGGCCCATTTTCGGCCTGTGGTACCCGCCACCCCCGCCACCGTGGCGGCCGCCGTCGGCGACAACCCCGATCCAACAGCCCTCCAAAACTCCTCCCGCACCAAAGCCGCCGACTCGACGCTCAGATGAACACCATGACCCCGAAACCCCGTCTGATAACCCATTCGGCCCCAACACCTCCCGATAAGGTGTTGCAGCGATCACTTGAGCCTGACAAGCATCGCGTTGCAGGCGGCCGCACTGGGCGTCGGTTCGGTGCTGCTGGTACAGCCACTGCTTACCCTTTCGGTGCTGTTCGCGCTGCCGATCAATGCCAGGTTGTCGAAACACCTTGTAGCCCGCCGAGAGTGGATTGCCGCCGGTCTACTGACCGCTGCGGTGATTGTGATCGTCACCGTCGGCAACCCGCAGGCCGGTCATTCCAGCGCGTCGCTGCATACCTGGGCCACCGTGACTGTTGTGTTGGGGCCTCTGCTGGTCGGATGCGTCGCTGCTGCGCGGATCCGAGGAGGTGCCGTGGCCGCGGTGCTGTTCGCGTTCGTCTCAGGTGCGCTTTGGGGTGTCTTCGCGGTACTCACCAAGGAAGTCGTCTATCGGCTCGGCAGTGGCGGATGGGCGGTGGTCCGGACACCTGAGCTGTATGCCTGCGTGCTGGTGGCACTGGGTGGTGTGGTGTGGAGCCAGGCGGCGTTTCGGGCCGGGCCCCTGACGGCGTCGATGCCGACCCTGCAGGTGTCGCAGCCGGTGGTCGGGGCACTGCTGGGTGTGGTCGTCTTGGGCGAGACGCTGAACACCGGTCGGGCCGGGCTGATCGCTCTGGTATTCGCCGTGCTGGTGATGGCGGCGGCCATCGTCGACCTTGCCCGCGACGAAGCCGTCGCGACCCGTGATCGAATCGACGAACAGCTGCGCGCCGAAAACGCCTTGTCGACGCGCTAACTGCTGTCCGTCACCGAGACAGCCGGCTCCTGATCATATCCCGCTGTGGGGTGCGACGCCTCAGCTGCCCAGCGACGGCGGCCCACCGCGACAGCCGCGGATTCACCAACCCCCAACCGGTCGTGCAGCCAGACCAACGGCTTGGGCGCCCACCAACTCCGGGGACCGACCAGGTGGATGAAAACCGGAACCAGGACCATTCGCACCAGGGTCGCGTCGACCAGCACGGCAAGGGTGAGGCCGAGACCAAGCATCCGCATGAATGACACCTGTGCGGGTATCAATGCGGCAAAAGAGATCGACATCACCAGCGCGGCGGCGGTGACCACCCGACCGATGCCGGCCAGGCCCAAAGCCGTGGCCTCATCGTTGTCGGCGCGCGCCTCGGCTGAATTCGGTCCGAACTCGCGGGCCGCCCCGGAGGCCACCCAATACTCGCGGATCCTCGAGACCAGAAACACCTCGTAATCCATGGACAGCCCGAAGGCGATGCAGAACAGCAACACCGGGATGTTGGCGTTCAACGTCCCATTCGGGGTGGTCCCCAGCGCGCCGAGGTGGCCGTCCTGGAAGATCCACACCATTGCCCCGAATGCCGCCGTCAGCGACAGCATGTTGCAGACCAGCGCCTGCAGCGGTATCACCGCACTGCCGGTGAGGAAGAACAGCAGCGTGAACGTGATGACGGCGATCAGCCCTAACACGGTCGGCAGGCGCTGGGTGATCGCGGCGACGTTGTCGCGGTTGATCTGCGCCAGGCCGGTCATCTGCACATTCCGCGCGGCCGGTCCGCCGACCTTGTGCAATCGGTCGAGTTGGGTGTCCGAGGCGTCCGAATACAGTGGCGCGGTGCTGCTGACGGTCAAAAACGCACTGTCGCTAGCAACGCCCGTCGGTCCGCCGGCCGGCCCCATCAGGTGTCCGGACACGAATGTTCCCATTGGTGCGCTCACGGCCGACACGTCGGGGACCCTGGATAGCTCGGCGGCGTAGCGCTCCACGTCGGCGGGGCTCACACCACGGGCGTCGGGGATCACGACGGTAACCGCGTTCCCTAACCCGTTGGCGAAATCGTTGTCCAACATGTCGGCCACTTGGCGGGCCGATGCCGATCGCGGCAGCACACGCTCATCCGGAAAACCCCACTTCACTCCCAGGAACGGCACGCCAAGCAGCAGCAGCAGCGCGACCACGGAAAGGCCGACCGGGACTGCGTGGCGCAACACGGACTTGGTCAACCGGTACCAGAAGTACATCGAGTTCACGGGCTTGTGCGCGTGGTCGCGGTTCCGTCTCAACCCGGGCAGGAGCCGGGCCGCTATCGGGCGCACATTCAACGCGTCCAGCCGGGGCCCCAGCGCCACGATCAACGCCGGCGTGACGACGATGGAGGCCAGCGCAACAATGACTGCCGTGGCCACAACGGTGTAGGCGGACGATTTCAAGAAGTACATCGGAAACACCAGCAACACCGCCATGGACAAGGCGACGGTGGTCGCAGAGAACAGAACGGTGCGCCCGGCGGTGGCCATGGTCCGAAACAGTGCCCGCTCGGGGTCGTTGCTCGTGGCCAGCTCCTCGCGGTAGCGGGTGATGATCAGCAATGTGTAGTCGATCGCTAACGCCAGACCCATGGCGATACTCAGGTCCAGCGCGTAGGTCGACACGTGGGTGGTAAAGCTGATCAGCCGTAACACCGACATGGTGCCGACGATGGCCAGCCCGCCGAGGGCAATCGGCAGCGCTGCCGCTACCAGGCCGCCGAAAACCCAGACCAGCACGGCGAAGCTCAGCGGAATCGCAATGGATTCCATCAACACCAAGTCGTGCTGGTTTTGCTGGTTGATCTGGGCGTAGGCCACAGCCATGCCACCGGCGCGCACGGTGACGCCGTCGCGGTCGTGTACCAGTTCAGCCGAAAGCGTCTTGGCGTACTTCTGCGCGTTGTCCTCGCCGCCTTTCAGGTCGGCCACGATCATCCCGGACTTGTTGTCCTTGCTGATCAGCTGCGCGGCGGCCTGCGGCGGCGACGTCCATGCCGAGGACACATTGGAGACCCACGGCGACCGTTTCAGGTGCGCGACGATGTCGGTGCCGACCCGGCGCGCCTGATCGCTGCGGGCGCCGGCGGGTGTGCTGAGCACGATCATCATCTTCTGATCGGTCTGGTCGAACTTGTCCCTGAGTAGTTCGGTCGCTCGCGCTGACTCCGACGTCGGGTCTTGGAAGCCGCCGGCCGACAGGCTGTTGACCACCGGGATGCCGAAAACCGCCGCCGCCAGCGCAAGAAAGACGGCGACCGCGATGATGCGTCGCGGCGCGGCAATGGCAAGTCGGGTGATTGCTCGCAGCACCTCGGCGTCCTTCCGCTGTCGACCCCGCCACCAACCGTGTACCCCATACCGGCTGCCTACCTGGCGCCGGGTTTTTCACCAGCAAAGACACCACGCTACACATCGGCGCTTCCCAGTGACCTGCGTGGTTGCGGCGGTCATTCGGTGGGTAGGCTCGGCGAGGCGGCACTCTCGGCAACCTTCGAAAACCCCTCGAAAACAGCTCAGCGGATCTGGTTGGCGGAGCGGCGGTTCGGCTGGGCTACACCTGATTGGACGCGATGAATACGACGGACGACTCCATCAGCATTAGGTACGCAACAGATGACGACCTGCAGGCGGTCTATGAAAATCAGGCCCGCGTGTACGGGGTTACGGTGGAGCCGGGCGACATTGAGGCTTGGAAACGCCGGATCCAGCCCAACGACATTCTGGTCGCCGAGGATGTCTCCAATCCGGAGGATCCGTGTCTGGTCGGGACCTCCCTTTACTACAGGTTGCGGCTGACCGTGCCGGGCGGCGCCAGTCTTGACGCCTCCTGGCTGGCCATGATCGCCGTCGCGGCAACGCATCAGGGAAGAGGAATCTGGCAGCGGATCAGTCTCCAGGGCTTCGGAATACTCCAGGAGCGTGGCTATCCCATCCTGTGTGGTGTTCCGACGCAGCCAACGGTGTACGAGATCTTGGGCGCAGGCGTGGCCACCTATGCGCGCACGTACAACATTGAGCCACGCTTCACGGAGCTACGCGCTAAGCCCAGCCGGAATCAGGCGCGTGAGGTCCACGCTTCTGTGGCGGGTCGCTACCTACCGGAAATCTACGATCGGTGGTGCGCCATAACGCCTGGGGCACTGAGCCGAGACAGCGGCTGGTGGGCCGATTTTCTGGAAGACAGAGTGACGCAACGGGATAACGGGTCGTCGCTGAATTTCATTGTCCATCCGGACGGGTTCCTGACATACCGGGTGACCGGCGCGTCACCACACGCGTTTCGACGGCCGTTTGGCTCAGTGGTGGTTCAAGACTTCTGCCCTGTCACCGACGAAGCACATACCGAACTGCTTGCGACGCTGGTGGGTATGAAGATGTTCGACAACATAGCGATCGAGGTTCCGATCGACGATCCGCTTCCGCTCAAACTCAAGGATCAGCTTGCTGCCCCAACCGCAGCGCTGAGCGATTTCCTCTGGATGCGGATCATGAATGTGCCTGACGCGCTTGGCGCACGCGCATACTCCGCTGACGCCGACGTCGTATTGGACGTGACAGACCCGCTCAGCGTCGCGGGAGGACGATTCCTGCTGCAGACGCGCGACGGCGTTGGGAAATGCACGCCGCATGACGGGCCCGCGGACATCAAGCTCGGCCTCGGCGAGCTGGCAACGATCTACATGGGCGCGCATCGAGCGTACGAACTTCACCGAGCGAACCGCATCACAGAGTTGCGTAGCGGTGCGATACGCAATCTGGATGCCGCCTTCGCTACCGAACGGGTACCGTACTGCGGCACGCTGTTCTGATACCGGCAACATACTTACTTCGTCAGCAGCGAGAGCACACCGCGGGTCAGCTTGCGCCGCGGCCAGCCGGTCCAGCCGGCGGCCGCCAACGCTGCGTTGGCGGCGTTGCGCCCGCACGCGCCGTGTACCGAGCCTCCCGGTGTCGCTGACGCGCTGCCGAGATACAGCCCCTCGACAGGTGTTTCGGCCCGGCCCATTCCCGGCGCGGGGCGAAAGACCAACATCTGCTGCAGTTGAGCGGTTCCGCCGTTGAGCGCACCGAGGTGCAGATTCGCGTCACTGGCTTCCAAATCCGACGGGCGTTGCACGAACCGGTCGATCACATGCGACCCGAAACCGGGCGCATGTTCCTCGATGACGTGGTCCACCGCTTTGGCGAGCCGTTCGGCTGAGTCGTCGTCGGCGACGTTGCGCGGCAGATGTGTGTAGGCCCAAACACTTTCGGTGCCAGCCGGTGACCGGCTCGGGTCGGCTGTGGTGGTCTGACCCAACAGCATGAAGGGGTGTTCAGGCACGACCCGGGTATTCAAATCGGCCATCCAACGCACTAGCCCGTCCGCGTCGGCGCCGAGATGGATCGTGCCGACATCGGCCAAACCCATAGCGCGCCAAGGAATCTTGCTGTCAAGCGCATAGTTGACCTTTACCACGGGCGGGTCCCAGACGAAATGCTCGAGCTCATCACGCAGACCAACCGGAACGGCATCGGCTGGCAGCATGTCGCAAAACAGCCGCGGTGCGGTGACGTCGGCCACCACCGCACGTCGAGCCCGCACGGTTCGTCCGCCGTCGGTGGTCACCCCGACTGCGCGGCCATTTTGCACCTGGATCGTCGCGACGTTCTGGTTGCACTCGATCTGTGCGCCCACCGAGCGAGCCCGGTTGACCAGTGCTGCGGTCAGCTGACCTGAACCGCCGACGGGAACAGGCCATCCGACGTCTTGGCCGAGCATCGTCATCAGGAAACCAAACACACCGCTGCCGGGCGCCTCGGCCGGTACGTCGGCGTGCATCGCGTTGCCCAGCAATAGCAATCGCGGTGCCTCACCGTCGAATAGTTGCTCCACCATGGTGTTGGCCGGCTGCACCAACAGGTGAGCCAGCCGAACCGCATCCGCTGTGCCGAGTTTGAGCAGCAGCCGAATAGTCGGAAATACCGGCGGAAAAGGCGACAGGATTGCGTCCAGCAGTGGCGATTTGATCTTTTCCCACAACGTGACTATCCGCCACCAGTTTTCGCCGTCAGCTGGTTCCCTGCGCTCGAATTCTGTTGCGGTGCGGGCCGGGTCAGGGTAGAGGATGGGCGGGTCGTCGTCGGCTGCGCTGGCGGGATGGCCGACGACCGCGGGCGCGCGCGACCACTGCAGCCCGTGGTCCTCGAGGTGCAGCGCGGCCATCGCCGAAGATGCCGCCGTCATGGGATAGAAGGAGCTGAACAAGTCGGTGACGTACCCCGGTGTCAGTTCGGCGCTGCGCACCGCGCCGCCGGGCTCGGGCTGAGCTTCCAAGACCAGCACGTCCCAACCGGCGTCGGCCAGCATCGCGGCGGCGACCAGCCCGTTGTGTCCGGCGCCGATGACAACCGCGTCGACGGCTTCCGCGGTCATCCCTCCACCTGGCTCGGCTCAAGACGTTCGGCTAGGGCAGTCAGCCGCAGGATGCACTCGCGGTTGCGGGGATGGATGGCCACCAGTGTCAGCTGGTCGGGGATGAAGCGGATCGGTCCTTCGGCCGGCACCTCGATCATCTCGACCCGGCAGCCTTTCGGCGTCTCGTGCAGGCGCATCGTGATCCGCGCGGCGCCGAACGGCCCGAGCCCCGCGCGCAGCACCAATTCACGCAGTGGCTCACAACTTTCGACCTCGGTCTGATCGTTGATCACCAGTGGCCACACCCCGATCGAGTGCCGGATGACAGAACCCGGCTCAGGCCAGTTCGAGTCGACGGCACGAGTCCGGCTGTTTCCGACCACCCATTGGGTGTACGTCCACCCGTTGGCCAGTACGTCCCAGACTTGCTGGCATGAGGCGCGCACATCCCGCGTCGCAGACAGCTCTCGTGTGGCAGTCATCGGCAAGGTCCTTTCGCATCGGGGCTGATTCCTGCGGGTACCCAAGGCCGCCGACGACAATGCGTCACACCCGGGTCAAACCTGCATTGACGCAGGTCGCCGATCCTGCGGCCGCCGCTCAGCGCGGTATCGCGCGAAAAGCCGCTTCCCGGCCGATCGCATTGGCTAACCTCGCACTACTCGACATCGTGGGAAGGCGTCAAGCGTGACTATGCGGCGGTTGATCTTGTTGGTGGGCGCGGTGCTGCTGGTGGCCGGCGTCATCGGCCTGTTGTTGCCGGTGTCGATATCGGACGACAATGGCGGATCCATCGGATGTGGCAACGCAGTAGCGTCCAACCTTCAGGAAGCGAAGGACAAGACTCCGCCGGACATACCGATCGTCAGTCAGCTTGTCCCCCACCGCAATTACGTCGCCGAATGCAATTCCTCGCTCGGCAGCAGGCGCGCGTGGTCGATCCCGCTGACGGTGATCGGCGTCATTACTGTGGTCGGCGCTCTGTTCGTCCGACGGCCCGGCGGAGCGGTAGCCGGGGAGGTTTGACCCCGGCTACACCAAGCGCCGTCGCGCGGTGCTGCGCAGCACTTGCGGCGCGATCCGGGACAGGCCGTAGAGCAGGTAAGCCTCCGGGGCGACCGGCCGGATCTCTTTCTGCTTGTCGACGGCGGACATGATCGCGTTAGCGACCTTTTCCGGACCGTAATGCCGCACCGAAAACAATCTCTCCAGCTGTTGCCGGCGGCCTTCGACCTGCTCGCCTTCCCGCGGCGGCGCATCCAACCGGGTGGTGTGCACGATGTTGGTGTCGATGATGCCCGGGCAGATGGTGGTCAGCCCCACACCCGCCGCGTCGAGCTCGGCTCGCAGGCAATCGGAGAACATGTAGACCGCAGCCTTGGACGTGCAGTAGGCGCTCAACGACCGCGACGGCGCGAACGCGGCCATCGAGGACACGTTGACGATGTGCCCGCCGGTGCCGCGCTCGACCAGCCGCCGGCCGAACGCGCGGCAACCGTTGACCACCCCGCCGAAGTTGACCTCGAGCACCCGGTCGAACCGCTCGGGCGGCGTGTCCAGAAACTCACCGGCCTGCCCGATGCCGGCGTTGTTGACGACGATGTCGGGCACGCCGTGCTCCGCACAGAGTTGGTCGGCGAATGCCTCGACGGCCTCAGCGTCGGCCACGTCGAGCAGGTAGGGGTGCGCGACGCCGCCGGCTGCGGCTATCTGCGCGGCGGTGTCCTTGGCCGCGGCTTCGTCGATGTCGCTGACTACCACCTCGGCGCCCTCCTGCGCGAATGCCAGCGCGGTCGCGCGGCCGATGCCGCTGCCGGCGCCGGTCACCGCGACCAGCATGTCGCCGAATCGGTCTCGAGTTCGGCCCACCTCGGCGCGCCGCAGCGCGCGGCTCGCCGGTTTGCCTTCGCTGAAGTCAGCGAACTCGTGCACCGATGCCGCCACAACCTGCGGATGTGATATCGGCGACCAGTGGCCGGCCTTGATGTCGCGGCGCCATAGCCGCGGAACCCAACGGGCGGTGGCGTCGTAGCCGTAGGGGCGCACGTATGGGTCTTCGGTGTTGACGATGAGCTGTACGGGGACGTCGACATAGTGGTCCCGTCGTGCGCCTGCAAAGGATCGAAAGTAGTTGGCGCGGTACGTCTTCACCGAATACGCAGCGTCTCTGGCGATGCTCGCCGAGTGGTGGATCTGCTCACGGGGAATACCCCTGACCAACGCGCGCTGGATTGCCTTGCTGGACAACGCAAGCCGGATCAGCAGCGGCGCAAGCACCGGTATCGAGAAGAACGCCATGTAGCCCAGCCGCAGCGCCTGGCTGAGTGCCCGCACGAAGGTTCGTGGGCGGTAGGGCCGTCGCAGGCCGCTGAAGATGTAGTCGACGAGGTGGTGCTGGCTGGGTCCGGAAATCGAGGTAAACGAGGCGACCCGCTCGCGCGCCCCGGGGCGGCCCAGGTATTCCCACACGCCTACCGACCCCCAGTCGTGGGCCACCGCATGCACCGGCTGGTCGGGGCTACAGGAGTCGACGACGGCCGCGAAGTCGTCGGCGAACCGCGCCATCGTGTACGCCGAAACCGGCTTGGGCACCGACGATGCGCCGACGCCGCGGTTGTCGTAACGGATCACGCCGAACCGCTCGGCGAGCTGCGGAACGACGCCGTCCCACAGCACATGGGAGTCGGGCCAGCCGTGGACCAGCACCACGGTCGGGCCGTCGGGGTTGCCCTCTTCGTAGACGGCGATGCGAGCACCGTCGGCGCTGTCGACGAAGCGCTGCGCGGCTTGTTGTTGTGCTGCTGGCATGGGGACCTCCGCTCACAGGTAGCAAGCACCTTGGTCCGCGGCGCGCAACGATGTCAAGCCGCGGCAACAGCCGCCCCGCCCTGGTTGTCTGCCGGCAGCTTCGCAGTGACAGGATGGTTTCGAATCAGTTGGGTGCCGCCCCGGTAAACGACGGTGTGGTAAGCCAGAGGTCGACCCACGCCGACCGCCCGATCGATCGAGGAGTCAACAGAGATGGCCTTCTCAGTCCAGATGCCGGCTCTCGGTGAGAGCGTCACCGAGGGGACGGTCACCCGCTGGCTCAAGCAGGAAGGCGACACGGTCGAACTCGACGAGCCTCTTCTGGAGGTGTCCACCGACAAGGTCGACACTGAGATCCCGTCTCCGGCCGCCGGTGTGCTGACCAAGATCATCGCCCAGGAGGACGACACCGTCGAGGTCGGCGGCGAGCTGGCGATCATCGGCGACAGCGCCGAAGGCGACGGTGGCCAGCCCTCAGCTGAGGCGCCGGCGCAAGCCGCCCAGGAAACAGCAGCCGAGCCCGAGGCCCAGCCCGAACCCGAACCCGAGGCACAGCCGGCCCCTGCCAGCGAAGACGGTCAAGCTGGCGGCGACGGAGCTGCCACGCCGGTGTTGATGCCCGAGCTCGGCGAGTCGGTCACCGAAGGCACGGTGACCCGCTGGCTGAAGAAGGTCGGCGACTCGGTGGAGGTCGACGAGCCGCTGGTGGAGGTCTCCACCGACAAGGTCGACACCGAGATTCCCTCGCCGGTCGCCGGGACGCTGCTCAGCATCACCGCTGAGGAAGACACCACGGTGTCGGTCGGCGGCGAGCTGGCCAAGATCGGCACCGGCGCCGCCGCGCCGGCAGGCGAGCCGCCGGCCCCGCCCGCACCAAAACCTGAACCAAAGCCTGAACCGACACCGCAGCCGAAGCCGGAACCGGAACCGCAGCCGACGCCGGCACCCCGGCCGGAGCCGGCGGCCAAACCCGCACCCGAGCCGACGCCGATCGCACAACCCGAACCCGCAGCCAAGCCTGAGCCCCAGCCCGAAGCCCGGCCCGCGCCGTCGCCCGCCGCGGGCGCAACGCCGTACGTCACTCCCCTGGTGCGAAAACTGGCCGCCGACAACGGCATCGACCTGGCGCAAGTGAAAGGCACCGGCGTGGGCGGGCGTATCCGCAAACAGGATGTACTGGCTGCCGTCGAACAAAGAGAAGAAGCCAAGAAGGCGCCCGCAGCAGCCGCACAAGCCCCCGCCGCGCCCGCCCCGGCACCCGCGCTGGCGCATTTGCGCGGCACCACGCAAAAGGCCAGCCGCATCCGCCAGATCACCGCCGCGAAGACCCGCGAATCCCTGCTTGCCACAGCGCAACTCACGCAGACCCATGAGGTCGACATGACCAAGATCGTGGCGTTGCGGGCGCGGGCCAAAGCCGCTTTCGCCGAGCGCGAAGGCGTCAACCTGACATTCCTGCCGTTCATCGCACGGGCGGTGATCGACGCGCTCAAGATCCACCCCAACATCAACGCCAGCTACAACGAGGA encodes:
- a CDS encoding MMPL family transporter, encoding MLRAITRLAIAAPRRIIAVAVFLALAAAVFGIPVVNSLSAGGFQDPTSESARATELLRDKFDQTDQKMMIVLSTPAGARSDQARRVGTDIVAHLKRSPWVSNVSSAWTSPPQAAAQLISKDNKSGMIVADLKGGEDNAQKYAKTLSAELVHDRDGVTVRAGGMAVAYAQINQQNQHDLVLMESIAIPLSFAVLVWVFGGLVAAALPIALGGLAIVGTMSVLRLISFTTHVSTYALDLSIAMGLALAIDYTLLIITRYREELATSNDPERALFRTMATAGRTVLFSATTVALSMAVLLVFPMYFLKSSAYTVVATAVIVALASIVVTPALIVALGPRLDALNVRPIAARLLPGLRRNRDHAHKPVNSMYFWYRLTKSVLRHAVPVGLSVVALLLLLGVPFLGVKWGFPDERVLPRSASARQVADMLDNDFANGLGNAVTVVIPDARGVSPADVERYAAELSRVPDVSAVSAPMGTFVSGHLMGPAGGPTGVASDSAFLTVSSTAPLYSDASDTQLDRLHKVGGPAARNVQMTGLAQINRDNVAAITQRLPTVLGLIAVITFTLLFFLTGSAVIPLQALVCNMLSLTAAFGAMVWIFQDGHLGALGTTPNGTLNANIPVLLFCIAFGLSMDYEVFLVSRIREYWVASGAAREFGPNSAEARADNDEATALGLAGIGRVVTAAALVMSISFAALIPAQVSFMRMLGLGLTLAVLVDATLVRMVLVPVFIHLVGPRSWWAPKPLVWLHDRLGVGESAAVAVGRRRWAAEASHPTAGYDQEPAVSVTDSS
- a CDS encoding leucyl aminopeptidase codes for the protein MSTYTGYQSPSVTVATSVPSRGGGKAVLVVPVVSTGNEDRPGATVAAAEPFLDADAIAEIETSLSALGAKGSSEQVHRLIAPSLPVGSVLTVGLGKPRDEWPADVVRRAAGAAARALNGAEAVITTLSQLDVGATVEGLILGSYRFTEFRSAKTAPKDPGLSKITVLSTAKDAKKQASHATAVATAVATARDLVNTPPSHLYPAELANRAKALGESAGLDVEVLDDKALQKAGYGGVIGVGKGSSRLPRVVRLIHHGSRLAKNAKQAKKVALVGKGITFDTGGISIKPAANMHYMTSDMGGAAAVIATVTLAAQLELPIDVIATVPMAENMPSSTAQRPGDVLTHYGGTTSEVLNTDAEGRLILADAIVRACEDKPDYLIETSTLTGAQAVALGTRTPGVMGSDELRDRVAAISQHVGENGWPMPLPDELKDDLKSTVADIANVTGQRFAGMLVAGTYLREFVADGVAWAHIDVATPAYNTGSPWGYTPKGGTGVPIRTMIAVLEDIAQNG
- a CDS encoding aminopeptidase, which translates into the protein MTMRRLILLVGAVLLVAGVIGLLLPVSISDDNGGSIGCGNAVASNLQEAKDKTPPDIPIVSQLVPHRNYVAECNSSLGSRRAWSIPLTVIGVITVVGALFVRRPGGAVAGEV
- a CDS encoding SRPBCC family protein, whose translation is MTATRELSATRDVRASCQQVWDVLANGWTYTQWVVGNSRTRAVDSNWPEPGSVIRHSIGVWPLVINDQTEVESCEPLRELVLRAGLGPFGAARITMRLHETPKGCRVEMIEVPAEGPIRFIPDQLTLVAIHPRNRECILRLTALAERLEPSQVEG
- a CDS encoding phytoene desaturase family protein, with product MTAEAVDAVVIGAGHNGLVAAAMLADAGWDVLVLEAQPEPGGAVRSAELTPGYVTDLFSSFYPMTAASSAMAALHLEDHGLQWSRAPAVVGHPASAADDDPPILYPDPARTATEFERREPADGENWWRIVTLWEKIKSPLLDAILSPFPPVFPTIRLLLKLGTADAVRLAHLLVQPANTMVEQLFDGEAPRLLLLGNAMHADVPAEAPGSGVFGFLMTMLGQDVGWPVPVGGSGQLTAALVNRARSVGAQIECNQNVATIQVQNGRAVGVTTDGGRTVRARRAVVADVTAPRLFCDMLPADAVPVGLRDELEHFVWDPPVVKVNYALDSKIPWRAMGLADVGTIHLGADADGLVRWMADLNTRVVPEHPFMLLGQTTTADPSRSPAGTESVWAYTHLPRNVADDDSAERLAKAVDHVIEEHAPGFGSHVIDRFVQRPSDLEASDANLHLGALNGGTAQLQQMLVFRPAPGMGRAETPVEGLYLGSASATPGGSVHGACGRNAANAALAAAGWTGWPRRKLTRGVLSLLTK
- a CDS encoding GNAT family N-acetyltransferase — encoded protein: MNTTDDSISIRYATDDDLQAVYENQARVYGVTVEPGDIEAWKRRIQPNDILVAEDVSNPEDPCLVGTSLYYRLRLTVPGGASLDASWLAMIAVAATHQGRGIWQRISLQGFGILQERGYPILCGVPTQPTVYEILGAGVATYARTYNIEPRFTELRAKPSRNQAREVHASVAGRYLPEIYDRWCAITPGALSRDSGWWADFLEDRVTQRDNGSSLNFIVHPDGFLTYRVTGASPHAFRRPFGSVVVQDFCPVTDEAHTELLATLVGMKMFDNIAIEVPIDDPLPLKLKDQLAAPTAALSDFLWMRIMNVPDALGARAYSADADVVLDVTDPLSVAGGRFLLQTRDGVGKCTPHDGPADIKLGLGELATIYMGAHRAYELHRANRITELRSGAIRNLDAAFATERVPYCGTLF